Proteins encoded together in one Acipenser ruthenus chromosome 22, fAciRut3.2 maternal haplotype, whole genome shotgun sequence window:
- the LOC131699412 gene encoding CXXC-type zinc finger protein 5-like isoform X2, with protein sequence MSSGHQEGTSKPDALDNSDDAQPTVTERRNKSGIISEPLSKSLKKSRALSQYSTVSSASSVNGQLHKGSNVEKSNTTSTTQKNIAQVLNKLERASEITEGQNGLHFSQAAELLKRAGAEHVLLPSNQGPGISDIEAVSATEAMNSPADFPYMGGFPFNPGLFIMTPAGVFLADSALHMASLAEYPMQNELASAINSGKKKRKRCGMCPPCRRRINCEQCSSCRNRKTGHQICKFRKCEELKKKPSAALEVMLPTGAAFRWFQ encoded by the coding sequence ATGTCTAGCGGCCATCAGGAAGGAACCAGCAAACCCGATGCCCTGGATAACAGTGACGACGCTCAGCCCACTGTCACCGAGAGGAGAAACAAGAGCGGCATCATCAGCGAGCCTCTCAGTAAAAGTCTGAAGAAGTCTCGTGCTTTGTCACAGTACTCCACCGTCAGCAGTGCTAGCTCTGTAAATGGACAATTACACAAAGGAAGCAATGTGGAGAAAAGCAACACTACCTccacaacacaaaaaaacattgcgCAAGTGTTGAACAAATTAGAAAGGGCTTCCGAAATCACAGAAGGACAGAATGGGTTACACTTCTCCCAGGCAGCTGAGCTGCTGAAACGGGCAGGGGCAGAACATGTGCTTCTTCCGAGCAACCAGGGGCCTGGGATCAGTGACATCGAGGCCGTCTCGGCCACAGAAGCCATGAATAGCCCTGCCGACTTCCCCTACATGGGGGGCTTTCCCTTCAACCCCGGTCTTTTCATCATGACCCCTGCCGGGGTGTTTCTGGCAGACAGTGCACTGCACATGGCGAGCTTGGCAGAGTATCCCATGCAGAATGAATTGGCATCTGCCATTAATTCtgggaaaaagaaaaggaaaagatGTGGGATGTGCCCTCCCTGTCGCAGGCGGATAAATTGCGAGCAGTGCAGCAGTTGTCGGAATCGCAAAACAGGCCACCAGATTTGCAAATTCCGAAAATGCGAGGAACTTAAAAAGAAGCCTTCAGCTGCCCTGGAG
- the LOC131699412 gene encoding CXXC-type zinc finger protein 5-like isoform X1: MSSGHQEGTSKPDALDNSDDAQPTVTERRNKSGIISEPLSKSLKKSRALSQYSTVSSASSVNGQLHKGSNVEKSNTTSTTQKNIAQVLNKLERASEITEGQNGLHFSQAAELLKRAGAEHVLLPSNQGPGISDIEAVSATEAMNSPADFPYMGGFPFNPGLFIMTPAGVFLADSALHMASLAEYPMQNELASAINSGKKKRKRCGMCPPCRRRINCEQCSSCRNRKTGHQICKFRKCEELKKKPSAALEKVMLPTGAAFRWFQ; this comes from the coding sequence ATGTCTAGCGGCCATCAGGAAGGAACCAGCAAACCCGATGCCCTGGATAACAGTGACGACGCTCAGCCCACTGTCACCGAGAGGAGAAACAAGAGCGGCATCATCAGCGAGCCTCTCAGTAAAAGTCTGAAGAAGTCTCGTGCTTTGTCACAGTACTCCACCGTCAGCAGTGCTAGCTCTGTAAATGGACAATTACACAAAGGAAGCAATGTGGAGAAAAGCAACACTACCTccacaacacaaaaaaacattgcgCAAGTGTTGAACAAATTAGAAAGGGCTTCCGAAATCACAGAAGGACAGAATGGGTTACACTTCTCCCAGGCAGCTGAGCTGCTGAAACGGGCAGGGGCAGAACATGTGCTTCTTCCGAGCAACCAGGGGCCTGGGATCAGTGACATCGAGGCCGTCTCGGCCACAGAAGCCATGAATAGCCCTGCCGACTTCCCCTACATGGGGGGCTTTCCCTTCAACCCCGGTCTTTTCATCATGACCCCTGCCGGGGTGTTTCTGGCAGACAGTGCACTGCACATGGCGAGCTTGGCAGAGTATCCCATGCAGAATGAATTGGCATCTGCCATTAATTCtgggaaaaagaaaaggaaaagatGTGGGATGTGCCCTCCCTGTCGCAGGCGGATAAATTGCGAGCAGTGCAGCAGTTGTCGGAATCGCAAAACAGGCCACCAGATTTGCAAATTCCGAAAATGCGAGGAACTTAAAAAGAAGCCTTCAGCTGCCCTGGAG